A stretch of the Asticcacaulis sp. ZE23SCel15 genome encodes the following:
- the tolR gene encoding protein TolR: MALGTGAAGGGRRGGRRSRRKAALSEINVTPMVDVMLVLLIIFMVSAPLLTSGVKIDLPKTEAAALKDEGDPLTVSVQRDGSIYVMDDPASYDQMAARLLAMTNGDTSKPVYVRADGTAPYESVARVMAKLSTSGFTKINLLTESVGEKAASAPTSPEVTQP, from the coding sequence ATGGCATTGGGAACAGGCGCTGCCGGCGGAGGCCGCAGAGGTGGGCGCAGATCGCGGCGTAAGGCCGCATTGTCGGAAATCAACGTCACGCCGATGGTAGATGTGATGCTGGTGCTTCTGATCATCTTTATGGTGTCGGCACCGCTATTGACCTCCGGCGTCAAGATTGATCTGCCTAAGACCGAAGCGGCAGCGCTTAAGGATGAGGGCGATCCGCTGACGGTATCGGTGCAGCGCGACGGAAGCATTTACGTCATGGACGACCCGGCCAGCTACGATCAGATGGCGGCGCGCCTGCTTGCCATGACCAATGGTGACACCTCTAAGCCCGTCTATGTCCGCGCCGATGGCACGGCGCCTTATGAGAGCGTGGCGCGTGTAATGGCCAAGCTGTCGACGTCGGGCTTTACCAAAATCAATCTGCTGACCGAAAGCGTCGGTGAAAAAGCCGCGTCTGCCCCGACATCGCCAGAGGTGACGCAGCCGTAA
- the ruvB gene encoding Holliday junction branch migration DNA helicase RuvB produces the protein MTRLISGERQDDEHGSLTSELGIDRALRPQTFDDFVGQAPLKANLKVFVAAAAARRESLDHVLFYGPPGLGKTTLAQIVAKELGVGFRATSGPMLAKAGDLAAILSNLEPNDVLFIDEIHRLNPAVEEILYPAMEDYVLDLIIGDGPAARTVRIDLAPFTLVGATTRAGLLSQPLRDRFGIPLRLEFYTPEELTRVVIGAARKLGTPVSEDGAIEIASRARGTPRVAGRLLRRVRDFATADGATTIDKKAASKALARLEVDQVGLDHSDRRYLRALIENYSGGPVGLETIAAAIAEARDAVEDMIEPYLLQQGFIQRTPRGRMACARAYLHLGLNPPAAIPPTGDLFDG, from the coding sequence ATGACAAGATTAATTTCAGGCGAGCGGCAGGACGATGAGCACGGCTCGCTGACCAGCGAACTGGGCATTGACCGCGCTCTGCGTCCGCAAACCTTTGATGATTTTGTGGGGCAGGCCCCCCTTAAAGCCAATCTCAAGGTGTTTGTGGCCGCCGCCGCCGCCCGCCGCGAATCCCTCGACCATGTGCTGTTTTATGGCCCGCCGGGCCTGGGCAAGACGACCTTGGCGCAGATCGTGGCCAAGGAGCTGGGGGTTGGATTTCGCGCCACCTCCGGGCCGATGCTGGCCAAGGCCGGTGATCTGGCAGCGATTTTGTCCAATCTTGAGCCCAATGATGTGCTGTTTATCGACGAAATTCATAGGCTTAATCCCGCCGTTGAGGAAATCCTCTATCCGGCCATGGAAGATTATGTCCTTGACCTGATTATCGGGGACGGCCCAGCCGCGCGCACCGTGCGCATTGACTTGGCTCCGTTCACATTGGTCGGGGCCACCACGCGGGCGGGGCTATTGTCGCAGCCCCTGCGCGACCGGTTCGGCATTCCGCTTCGGCTTGAGTTCTACACGCCTGAAGAACTGACGCGGGTGGTGATCGGGGCGGCGCGTAAACTGGGTACGCCGGTCAGCGAAGACGGGGCCATAGAAATCGCCTCACGCGCGCGCGGGACGCCGCGGGTGGCGGGGCGGTTGCTGCGGCGGGTGCGCGATTTTGCCACCGCCGATGGGGCGACCACGATTGATAAAAAGGCGGCCTCGAAAGCCTTGGCGCGGCTGGAGGTCGATCAGGTTGGCCTTGACCACTCCGACCGGCGCTATCTGCGGGCGCTGATTGAAAACTACTCCGGCGGGCCGGTAGGTTTAGAGACCATCGCTGCCGCCATTGCCGAAGCCCGCGATGCGGTTGAGGATATGATTGAGCCTTATTTGCTACAGCAGGGCTTTATCCAACGCACGCCGCGCGGACGTATGGCCTGTGCGCGCGCCTATCTGCATCTGGGCCTCAATCCGCCAGCGGCAATACCCCCCACAGGCGATCTGTTTGACGGGTAA
- the tolB gene encoding Tol-Pal system beta propeller repeat protein TolB, giving the protein MIRSLMALASVIAALSCAVMPASAQEPLRATVNQGVIEPLPIAIKINSAATNASGNLGTQISKVVMADLERSGFFRPIDPNAFIQSQLDVNVTPNFENWRTINAQALSNGMAFIDGQGRLQVDFRLWDVFSEKQLLGMSFTATPENYRRIAHKIADAIYEKLTGEEGYFDTRIVFVAESGGRAKRIKRLAIMDQDGANPSYLTDGSYKVMTPRFNADSQEITYMALRDDSARIYIFNIETGRQETVGQIKGMVFAPRFSPDGSKLAYSVAQGGNTDIYVMDLRSRSTRRLTTESSIETSPSFSADGSTIVFTSDRGGSPQIYAMNADGSGIRRITFGGGSYSTPVYSPKGDLIAFTKQSSGRFSIGVMGADGSGERLLTSSYLEEGPTWAPNGRYIMFFREPPGGMPSLWTVDVTGRVERAVPYPGGASDPAWSPRLK; this is encoded by the coding sequence ATGATCCGCAGCCTGATGGCCTTAGCGAGCGTGATCGCGGCCCTATCATGTGCGGTTATGCCCGCGAGTGCGCAGGAGCCGCTGCGGGCCACCGTCAATCAAGGTGTGATCGAGCCCTTGCCGATCGCCATCAAGATTAACTCGGCGGCGACCAACGCGTCGGGCAATCTGGGGACGCAGATTTCCAAGGTGGTCATGGCCGATCTGGAGCGTTCCGGCTTTTTCCGCCCGATTGATCCGAACGCGTTTATTCAATCTCAACTTGATGTCAATGTAACACCGAACTTTGAAAACTGGCGCACCATCAACGCGCAGGCCTTGTCGAATGGCATGGCCTTTATTGACGGGCAGGGGCGGTTGCAGGTTGATTTTCGCCTTTGGGATGTCTTCTCCGAAAAGCAGCTTTTGGGCATGTCGTTTACCGCCACCCCCGAAAACTATCGCCGCATCGCCCATAAGATTGCCGACGCCATCTATGAAAAACTGACCGGCGAAGAAGGCTATTTCGATACCCGCATCGTGTTTGTGGCCGAAAGCGGTGGGCGCGCCAAGCGCATCAAGCGTCTGGCGATCATGGATCAGGACGGCGCCAACCCGTCCTATCTGACCGATGGATCTTATAAGGTCATGACCCCGCGCTTTAATGCCGACAGTCAGGAAATCACCTATATGGCGCTGCGTGATGATTCCGCGCGCATCTACATATTCAATATTGAGACCGGCCGTCAGGAAACGGTCGGCCAGATTAAGGGCATGGTGTTTGCGCCGCGCTTCTCGCCCGATGGTTCCAAGCTGGCCTATAGCGTGGCACAGGGCGGCAATACCGACATCTATGTCATGGACCTGCGCTCGCGCTCTACGCGCCGGTTGACGACGGAATCGTCGATTGAAACCTCACCGTCATTTTCGGCAGATGGATCAACCATTGTCTTTACGTCTGATCGTGGCGGGTCACCTCAGATATACGCCATGAATGCCGACGGATCGGGTATCCGCCGGATTACCTTTGGCGGCGGCTCCTATTCGACGCCGGTCTATTCACCCAAGGGTGATCTGATCGCCTTTACCAAACAGTCCAGCGGCCGGTTCTCGATCGGGGTGATGGGCGCGGATGGTTCAGGTGAGCGTCTGCTGACCTCATCCTATCTGGAGGAAGGTCCGACCTGGGCGCCCAATGGCCGTTACATCATGTTCTTCCGTGAGCCTCCGGGCGGGATGCCGTCGCTGTGGACGGTGGATGTTACCGGCCGTGTTGAACGTGCGGTTCCGTACCCCGGCGGGGCATCTGATCCGGCCTGGTCACCCCGTTTGAAGTAG
- the tolQ gene encoding protein TolQ, producing the protein MEAAAAPEALSSGLNFVELFMQADWVVKSVMIGLVLASLWSWAIIIDKTMKLNRLNKEADGFEGTLASGRPLEDIGASLGTNPTQPFQKLLVAVTAAWRDYKGKVITPSQSDLLVNQIDRELNHVISAEADQIEDGLSILAVIATASPFIGLFGTVWGIMNAFGAIAAQGDTNLATVAPAISEALFATAMGLAAAIPAYIGYNLFSAKTGRFVGRMEGFADELMVSVTRRLADKLGGLK; encoded by the coding sequence ATGGAAGCGGCGGCTGCCCCCGAAGCCCTCAGTTCAGGTTTGAATTTCGTTGAACTGTTTATGCAAGCCGATTGGGTCGTCAAATCGGTGATGATCGGACTGGTGCTGGCATCCCTGTGGTCGTGGGCGATCATCATTGATAAGACCATGAAACTGAACCGCCTGAACAAAGAGGCCGACGGTTTTGAAGGCACTCTGGCGTCCGGCCGTCCGCTCGAAGATATCGGGGCATCATTAGGCACCAATCCGACCCAGCCGTTTCAGAAACTGCTGGTGGCGGTGACCGCTGCCTGGCGCGACTATAAGGGCAAGGTGATCACGCCGTCTCAAAGCGATCTGCTGGTCAATCAGATTGACCGTGAGCTTAATCACGTCATTTCCGCCGAAGCCGATCAGATCGAGGACGGCCTGAGTATTCTGGCGGTTATCGCCACGGCCAGCCCGTTTATCGGGCTGTTCGGTACGGTGTGGGGGATCATGAATGCCTTTGGGGCGATTGCGGCTCAGGGGGATACCAATCTGGCGACTGTGGCACCAGCCATTTCCGAAGCCCTGTTTGCCACGGCCATGGGGCTGGCGGCGGCTATTCCGGCCTATATCGGCTATAACCTGTTCAGCGCCAAGACCGGTCGTTTCGTCGGGCGCATGGAAGGGTTTGCGGATGAACTGATGGTGTCGGTGACCCGTCGTCTGGCTGACAAGCTCGGCGGCCTGAAGTAA
- the ruvC gene encoding crossover junction endodeoxyribonuclease RuvC has product MKNTIRIIGLDPGLRRLGWGVIDVEGARLSWVGHGVITPDEKQALSDRLLDLFEGLTQVIETYHPDEAAIEETFVNMNPASTLKLGHARAAAMLAPAKLGLSVAEYAALDVKKSVVGAGRADKDQVLFMVKRLLPRAGAEATLTADMADALAVAITHAHKRKMAILRSSSEALGQIKSRSNSVSGSATKNKRSVA; this is encoded by the coding sequence ATGAAGAACACGATTCGGATCATCGGACTTGATCCCGGTCTGCGCAGGCTGGGGTGGGGCGTTATCGACGTTGAGGGCGCACGCCTGTCGTGGGTCGGGCACGGGGTCATCACACCGGATGAGAAACAGGCCCTGTCGGATCGCCTGCTGGATTTGTTCGAGGGGCTGACGCAGGTGATTGAAACCTATCACCCTGATGAAGCCGCGATCGAAGAAACCTTTGTGAATATGAATCCGGCCTCGACCCTTAAACTGGGCCATGCGCGGGCAGCAGCGATGCTGGCCCCGGCAAAGCTGGGCTTGAGCGTGGCGGAATACGCCGCACTTGATGTCAAAAAATCGGTGGTGGGGGCCGGGCGCGCCGATAAGGATCAGGTCCTGTTCATGGTCAAGCGCCTGCTGCCGCGCGCGGGGGCAGAGGCGACGCTCACAGCCGACATGGCTGATGCGCTGGCGGTAGCGATCACCCATGCCCATAAGCGTAAGATGGCGATACTGCGCTCTAGCAGCGAAGCGTTAGGGCAAATAAAATCGCGCTCAAACAGCGTTAGCGGTAGCGCAACTAAAAACAAGCGGAGCGTAGCATGA
- the pal gene encoding peptidoglycan-associated lipoprotein Pal: MIMTLKTLSKIALVTFVSATVVACASKPKEEPVAPMPEPVPTPAPMPEAAPTPAPVAPVGVIPGSQQDFVVNVGDRVYFDLDQSGLREDAKALLDAQAAWLVRYPAVKIRIEGNADERGTREYNFALGARRAESVSQYLTQKGVVPARISTISYGKENPLDTTASEEGWAKNRNAKTTLTEGAQ, from the coding sequence ATGATCATGACCCTCAAAACCCTTTCCAAAATCGCGCTTGTCACGTTCGTGTCGGCGACCGTGGTGGCCTGTGCATCCAAGCCGAAGGAAGAGCCTGTCGCGCCTATGCCTGAGCCTGTGCCGACGCCCGCCCCGATGCCGGAAGCGGCACCTACGCCCGCACCGGTCGCTCCGGTCGGCGTCATCCCCGGCTCGCAGCAGGACTTTGTGGTCAATGTTGGCGACCGTGTTTATTTCGATCTGGATCAATCGGGCCTGCGCGAAGACGCCAAGGCGCTTCTTGACGCTCAGGCCGCCTGGCTGGTGCGTTATCCCGCCGTCAAGATCCGCATCGAAGGCAATGCCGATGAACGCGGCACCCGTGAATACAACTTCGCTCTGGGTGCCCGCCGCGCCGAATCCGTGTCGCAATACCTGACGCAAAAGGGTGTCGTTCCGGCCCGCATCTCGACCATCTCCTACGGTAAGGAAAACCCGCTGGATACGACCGCTTCGGAAGAAGGCTGGGCCAAGAACCGTAACGCCAAGACGACCCTGACCGAAGGCGCTCAGTAA
- a CDS encoding CsgG/HfaB family protein: MVAEIPKCSKKLGSITIVDGDNSYGWTQNNLAPPAKLLKVVVQKSGCFSLVDRGAGMDVAQRERELGNSMGLQRGSNMGKGQIKAADFVLVAEVSAADSNTGGGGAAGLIGGLVGGRAGAVVGGFRTKKMEAETILSLTDVRTSKSNSFSGSAAKNELSWGVGAGAGFAGAVGGGYESTEIGRMVTQAFIMAYTDMVQNLGGIDIGGAAAAPTRSFDVLTATTLRSTPDAKGKVLRALPVGLTVYPTGEKNGMWWQVADDNDNIGWVMNDKLSASK, encoded by the coding sequence ATGGTCGCTGAAATCCCGAAATGCTCCAAAAAGCTTGGGTCCATCACCATTGTCGATGGTGACAATTCTTACGGCTGGACGCAAAACAATCTGGCCCCTCCGGCCAAGTTGCTTAAGGTCGTCGTACAAAAATCGGGTTGTTTCAGCCTGGTTGACCGCGGCGCGGGCATGGATGTGGCCCAGCGTGAGCGTGAACTCGGTAATTCCATGGGCCTGCAACGCGGCTCTAACATGGGTAAGGGCCAGATCAAGGCCGCTGACTTTGTGTTGGTGGCCGAAGTGTCTGCCGCTGATTCCAACACGGGTGGCGGCGGTGCGGCTGGCCTGATCGGTGGTCTGGTCGGCGGGCGCGCAGGCGCTGTGGTCGGCGGTTTCCGCACCAAGAAGATGGAAGCTGAAACCATTCTGTCGCTGACCGACGTGCGCACATCTAAGTCAAACTCATTTTCGGGCAGTGCGGCCAAGAACGAACTGAGCTGGGGTGTCGGCGCTGGCGCCGGCTTTGCCGGAGCCGTTGGCGGCGGTTATGAAAGCACGGAAATCGGCCGCATGGTCACGCAAGCCTTCATCATGGCCTATACGGACATGGTTCAAAATCTGGGCGGGATCGACATCGGCGGTGCGGCGGCAGCCCCAACGCGCAGCTTTGATGTTCTGACGGCCACGACTTTACGCAGCACGCCTGATGCTAAGGGTAAGGTGCTTCGCGCTTTGCCTGTGGGCTTGACGGTCTATCCGACCGGCGAAAAGAACGGCATGTGGTGGCAAGTGGCCGATGATAACGACAATATCGGCTGGGTTATGAACGACAAGCTGTCGGCGTCGAAATAG
- a CDS encoding YbgC/FadM family acyl-CoA thioesterase yields MKDIDFLVEGALSGFIDGRTHSLPIRVYYEDTDFSGVVYYANYLKYFERGRSDFMRLLNIPHSDLAAREDPLAFAVAEINVKYHAPAKIDDVLWVRSEIDGSQGARFNLTQRIECKGKVLCVGKLQLVCIDMASRPRRLPKSLLEIVREKFLPENKPQTLTPEKAVTVETAHPGNNLLV; encoded by the coding sequence ATGAAAGATATCGATTTTCTGGTCGAGGGCGCGTTATCGGGCTTCATCGATGGCCGTACCCATAGCTTGCCAATTCGTGTCTATTACGAAGACACTGATTTTTCCGGCGTCGTTTACTATGCCAATTACCTGAAATATTTTGAGCGTGGCCGTTCGGACTTTATGCGCCTGTTGAATATTCCGCACTCCGATCTGGCCGCACGCGAAGACCCGCTGGCCTTTGCGGTGGCGGAAATCAACGTCAAATACCATGCCCCGGCTAAGATTGATGATGTCCTGTGGGTGCGCAGTGAAATCGACGGCTCACAAGGGGCGCGCTTTAACCTGACCCAGCGGATTGAGTGCAAGGGCAAGGTTCTGTGCGTCGGCAAACTGCAACTGGTGTGCATCGATATGGCGTCGCGTCCGCGCCGTCTGCCCAAGTCGCTGCTTGAGATCGTGCGCGAGAAGTTTTTACCAGAAAATAAGCCGCAGACCCTTACGCCTGAAAAAGCGGTGACGGTTGAAACGGCTCATCCCGGCAATAATCTGCTGGTATAG
- the tilS gene encoding tRNA lysidine(34) synthetase TilS — translation MDDLGSWRKALQPFAELHDIFKSFERYLIPGSAQPLGVAVSGGGDSVALLCLLHLWGKRPLEVFCVNHGLNPHSVGWCAQVEALAERLGHGFTRLDWIGDKPATGIQAAARQARHGLLADAARDKGIEVLCLGHNRDDILEASLMRDMGSSVGAPEIWAPSPVWPQGRGVFIYRPLLNVPRQMLRDWLTVIGVGWVDDPANVNPKFLRSRARTELMGGEAEASNLPDAPITVSELLSVPQPLGWAGILTMDADHLLNLPQAAAHKVVAAAMVSAGGGARLPRSDSVAAIVKGLKRGEAGPFVLSGARLIRREDTILIGREPGDMVRRQVPPLDLAPHDAGVWDGRFEVRAGTRPVTIMAVQGHKGALSEADLARYLQVPAGLRGALPVVKMGSETGNRLVLLSEPDNSDGVTLRSWVALRFLYALGQVANEYDLLRKL, via the coding sequence TTGGATGACCTTGGCTCGTGGCGGAAGGCTCTTCAGCCATTCGCTGAATTACATGATATTTTCAAAAGCTTTGAGCGCTATCTGATCCCCGGTAGCGCTCAGCCTTTGGGCGTGGCGGTGTCCGGCGGCGGCGACAGCGTCGCCTTGCTGTGTCTGCTACACCTGTGGGGTAAGCGTCCGCTTGAGGTCTTTTGCGTCAATCATGGCCTTAATCCGCATAGCGTAGGCTGGTGCGCGCAGGTGGAGGCTCTGGCCGAACGTCTGGGGCATGGCTTTACCCGTCTGGACTGGATTGGCGATAAACCGGCCACCGGTATTCAGGCGGCGGCGCGTCAGGCCCGTCATGGTTTGCTGGCCGATGCTGCGCGGGACAAGGGCATTGAGGTGCTTTGTCTCGGCCATAATCGCGATGATATCCTTGAGGCCAGCCTCATGCGGGATATGGGCTCAAGCGTAGGTGCGCCGGAGATATGGGCACCGTCGCCGGTGTGGCCGCAGGGGCGGGGCGTGTTCATCTATCGCCCATTATTGAATGTGCCGCGGCAGATGCTGCGTGACTGGCTGACTGTCATCGGTGTGGGTTGGGTCGATGATCCTGCCAATGTAAATCCTAAATTTTTGAGATCGCGCGCCCGTACTGAACTGATGGGGGGTGAAGCTGAGGCATCAAACCTGCCCGACGCGCCGATCACAGTTTCGGAGCTTTTAAGCGTACCGCAACCCCTTGGCTGGGCTGGTATTCTTACGATGGATGCCGACCACCTCCTGAACCTACCGCAAGCGGCGGCGCATAAGGTCGTGGCGGCGGCTATGGTCAGTGCCGGTGGCGGGGCGCGTCTGCCGCGCTCAGACAGTGTGGCGGCGATCGTTAAGGGCCTTAAACGCGGTGAGGCGGGACCGTTTGTGCTGTCCGGGGCGCGGCTGATCCGGCGCGAGGATACGATCCTGATCGGGCGTGAACCGGGCGATATGGTCAGGCGTCAAGTGCCTCCGCTAGACCTTGCCCCGCATGACGCGGGTGTGTGGGACGGGCGGTTTGAAGTGCGTGCCGGAACCCGTCCGGTAACCATCATGGCGGTTCAGGGCCATAAGGGGGCGTTATCCGAGGCTGATCTGGCGCGATATTTGCAGGTTCCGGCAGGCTTGCGCGGAGCGCTGCCGGTCGTGAAAATGGGTAGTGAAACGGGCAACAGACTTGTGTTGTTATCCGAACCGGACAACAGTGACGGCGTGACCTTACGGTCGTGGGTGGCCTTGCGTTTCTTATATGCGCTGGGCCAGGTGGCGAATGAATATGATCTGTTGCGCAAACTCTGA
- the ruvA gene encoding Holliday junction branch migration protein RuvA — protein sequence MIGRLRGLVLELSDEEALIEVGGVGYIVRCGVRTLANMPELGTEVIVHIESVTREDGTRLFGFLTKDERQAFVSLQGVQGVGPKAALAVLDIMTPVELAQAVASDDKTKVGRASGVGPKLAQRIVIELKGKPLTAAGVFEPIGYSPAAVTTLKPSISGESVAALMGLGMSEQQSRQAVDMALKDLGPEAELAAVIRASLKALGR from the coding sequence ATGATCGGGCGTTTGCGGGGCCTTGTGCTGGAACTGAGCGACGAAGAAGCGCTGATTGAGGTCGGCGGTGTCGGCTATATCGTCCGCTGCGGGGTGCGCACGCTCGCTAACATGCCCGAATTGGGGACAGAGGTCATCGTCCATATCGAAAGCGTTACCCGTGAAGACGGCACACGCCTGTTCGGGTTTTTGACCAAGGATGAACGGCAGGCCTTTGTTAGCTTACAAGGGGTGCAGGGCGTGGGGCCGAAGGCGGCACTGGCGGTGCTTGATATCATGACGCCTGTGGAACTGGCGCAGGCGGTGGCGTCTGATGATAAGACCAAGGTTGGGCGGGCGTCAGGGGTTGGCCCAAAGCTTGCCCAGCGCATTGTCATTGAATTGAAAGGCAAGCCGCTGACCGCCGCGGGCGTGTTTGAGCCGATTGGCTATAGTCCGGCGGCGGTGACGACCTTAAAACCTTCGATCAGTGGCGAAAGTGTTGCGGCCCTGATGGGGCTTGGCATGTCTGAACAGCAGTCACGACAGGCGGTCGATATGGCGCTAAAAGATCTTGGGCCGGAAGCGGAACTGGCGGCGGTTATCCGCGCCTCGCTTAAAGCCCTTGGCAGGTAG
- a CDS encoding tetratricopeptide repeat protein codes for MRWQQTAARKWTLRHYVSGLVMALALTGGMSVMSTAVAQNYAISDEDDAAPADPNAPVAIVWDKKRLDRLDRNVRKLERAVQKTENKAAPPILVEPDPEVVALQATVDFLSRKLDEQAAVLTRLTGQLEEANFAATQAQSQVQALTARTDTLTKRVDLLDAKSKDMEAALAGPPPPPPTTGSAETDFDQAYSLMSSNQLDEATTAFEAFTTQWPKSAQVAEAWFRLGQIRTMRGDISGSVAAYATSLKGWPKASWAPESTVKLATALADLNRKVETCAALTEFDKRYAAQASAPMKSQAKALKGKAQCAA; via the coding sequence GTGCGTTGGCAACAAACGGCAGCTAGAAAATGGACTTTGCGTCATTACGTCAGCGGTCTGGTTATGGCCTTGGCTCTGACGGGCGGTATGTCGGTAATGTCCACCGCCGTCGCCCAGAACTATGCCATTTCCGACGAGGATGATGCCGCGCCCGCCGATCCGAATGCGCCGGTGGCGATTGTTTGGGACAAGAAGCGCCTGGATCGTCTGGATCGTAACGTCCGTAAGCTGGAGCGCGCGGTTCAGAAAACCGAAAATAAAGCCGCACCGCCCATTCTGGTTGAACCTGATCCCGAAGTTGTGGCATTGCAGGCCACCGTTGACTTTCTGTCGCGCAAACTGGATGAGCAGGCCGCTGTACTGACGCGCCTGACCGGCCAACTGGAAGAAGCCAATTTTGCCGCCACCCAAGCCCAATCTCAGGTGCAGGCTCTGACGGCGCGCACCGATACCCTGACCAAGCGGGTTGATCTGCTCGATGCCAAATCCAAGGACATGGAGGCGGCTCTCGCTGGCCCCCCGCCGCCACCGCCCACAACGGGCAGCGCTGAAACTGATTTCGATCAGGCCTATAGCCTGATGAGCAGCAATCAGCTTGATGAAGCGACAACCGCTTTTGAGGCCTTTACGACCCAGTGGCCGAAATCAGCACAGGTTGCTGAGGCCTGGTTCCGTCTGGGCCAGATCAGAACCATGCGCGGCGATATTTCGGGATCGGTCGCGGCCTATGCCACCTCGCTCAAGGGTTGGCCCAAGGCGTCGTGGGCCCCGGAATCGACCGTTAAACTAGCGACCGCTCTGGCTGACCTGAACCGTAAGGTTGAGACCTGTGCGGCTCTGACCGAGTTCGATAAGCGCTATGCGGCTCAGGCGTCGGCACCGATGAAGTCTCAGGCCAAGGCGCTTAAGGGTAAGGCGCAATGTGCGGCGTAA